GTTCCCTTCTCCCGGGACAGCAGGTGATGCCAGTTGGTGCTTGGACCCACTGGAGACAAGCCTGACTCTTTTCTGGATAGGAAAGGTCTCCGCTTGGGGTGGTAACCTGGGCCACACCCCTCAACTTCTTTCATCCTGGACTCTGGAGCTAACACCCCTGTTTTCTGTAGTACTGATTCCCCCACATGACATCGAAGCCTCCATCGGGATCGCTTTGGAGGTGTGCATCTTAAAGGTGAACATCTTGATGGCCAGGCTCAGGGACCAGACTGGGCGACATTTTCCTTCCCCGTTGATTTTGAGGGCGTGCCACACTCCAAGTCTCCAACCCGCGATAAAATAAACCTTCCCGCTCCCACAAAACCTTTGTGTTGGTGCCGCTAATCCTTGCGGTAGCAGGAAGGTGCAACATGCTTTGTTTCATGAGTGAATAAAGACAAACGCTTGCACCTTGGTGCTAACCAGACAATAAACTAATCCACTTGAAGGTTGTTATCTGAAATGGGGTGTGAGGGGGACTGAGAGCTCAGCCACATACTGTACCAGGGAAGGAGTTTCTTTTCAACCTGTTttcattccaaaaaagaaaaaaagtcaaacaaATTAGTGTTCCAAATAATGGGAAAAGACCTTGTATTTTTAATGAGTGGAAGCACTTTTgtgagtggggagggtgaggggtgcCGCCTAAGCTTTGGGACCCTCAAGGCCACCCTCCTTTAAAGTCGGCCCCAAGGTTCACCACCCGCCCCGAACTTTTTCTGCTCTAAACTCCCCTGGAGAATGCACCTACCCAGCAGGCTTTCACCAGCCTGAACTGGTAAGGATGTGAGCAAAACGCCTCCCAAGAGGCCCTGAAGCCCAGAgcggagaggagagaggagaaactGGGGCCACCCAGCACGCCCACTTCCAACAGGGCACACCGAGCCAGGATGCCTTGCGTGAGTTGTGTCCAGACCTCTCCGCACTCTCTAAAAATATCTTCCTTTTTTGCCTTGTTCGCTGCTTAGACCTCACCCTCCCCCAACAGGGGGCGTAAAGCCGAGGTGTGGGGAGGTGAGTAGCTGGGAAGGCTAAGTGCCCAGGGCTGCTCCCATGCTCCAGGGCTCAGAAAAGACGCTCGTGTTTGAGCTACCTGGGAAAGTAAACAGGTAAACACTGGGCCGACTTGGAGGGCCACTTGTCCTGGAGTGGGGCCACTTAGCCTGTGTACATTCGCCTCCCCTCCTGAGCCTCCAACGATTGTTCAGCTTCCCAGCCGCCCTCTCCAGCCGCCCGCGCTTCAGTCCTTCCGAAATCAAAGCGGCAAACGAGCTCAGCGGCCTGAAAAGTCTCCCAAAGAAGGTTCCCTCTAGCCCCTAGGGAGAAagattctcttcttcctctccctctcctccctcgaGGCCTGCAGCTCCCTTTGCGCCCATCCTAAAGGAAGGAGGAATACAATTAGAGATTTGTAAGGAACTTAGAGCTCCACGCTGGGAATAAAGACCTGGGACAGGGGACCTCATACACCACAGAGAACCAAACGTGTCTCCTTGGGGGCGGAACACTCTGAGATCAAACTTCCAGCACCAACGTCAACTTCGTCCCGGAATTTGCAGCAGAAGGTCCCTGGCAGAGCCCTCCCAGGAGCTCCCCAAAGCCGGCGGCAGAGCCAAAGCCCAAACATGATGGGACCCAGGACGTTTTCTCCTGGCTGCAAGATGGAACCTGGAAATAATTTGGTAAACTCAAAGACTAGACACATCTAAGTAGAGCTGAATCTGGCGCAAGGTGACATCAGTATGTTCAGAACTGACAGAAACTTTCAGCCTGTTGGGTGTGCGGGATCTCGCTGAATAGGAGCACCCCGGGATTGAAAAGGCCAGGCTGTGATGCTACCCAAGGGGACATCTTGGGGAACCCCGGAATGCAGTCACCTGTTTAATTGGGGTGTGTAGGTTTGATGCctgtccccccccccccccagctctTCCGGGCGCATGAAAACGCAGAGACTCTGGAGCGTGCTTTGGGCCCAGCTGGTCCCGCGATGGCCTCCAGGCATCCGCAGGCCACTCCTGGGGGACTTGTATTTCATGATCTTTCTCTAACTAGCCGAGTTTCTCCCCTTCAATTATGAGCCTCCCAGCGGTCTCCCTGCGTCTTTTCAATTGCAAATGTCAGCGCTTTGGAAGCGGACGAGGGAGCGACCCGGACGACGAGGCGACGGGGAAAATGGACTCACTAGGTCCCAGACTAGAGTCTCTGAGTGCAGCGACGCGGCTTCGCAGGGCTCAGAGCGAGGCTGCTTGAAGGGAGGCTGGACTGAGGGTGCAGGAGGGAGTGGAGATCCAGACGACGGCCTATGCAGACGCGGAAGTGTGGCCCGCAAGTGCTCCTGGAAGGGGACGCTGCGACCTGGCGTGGAAGGATTACGGCTGGTTGAGGCCTCGGGACAGGGGCTGTGAGGAGCCCCGCCTCCGTGAACTGAGCTGAGGGTCTCCTTCTCACTGCGCCATTGACAGCACTCCTAGTCCATGATTAATTCCCAGGAGCCCCCGGAGGAAAACAGTGGTATCTCAGGTGCTCTGCCTACAGTGCAGGCAGGCTCCTAGGGGGAAAAGAGGGGAGGAGACAACGAAACGACGCAGGCTGATGAGATCCCAGGAGAAAGGCCCACTAGattgggggaagggaaggagaagttgGGAACTGAATGGAACTAGGTTCGAAGGTGAGGAAATGAGCAAACTCCGTGGACGGCACCTGGGGATGAGTACCCCTCCACCTCACCATTTTCCACCCAACCCAAGAATCGGCCTGGTCCAAGCAGACTCATTTTTGGCCCTTCCCCATCAATGGAGCCTGCCCTGGTCCCCAAGAGATGCCCCTACTTGGGAGAGGAATATGAGCAGGGACCGCAGGAGGGTCTCTTCTGCAATGCTTGGGTTAAGGAATTTTTTCTGGCCAGTTATTTATTTAGCGGCCGGGTAACAATGGCTGGGGCAGGCCCATCCCGTCCCTGTGTCCAAACTCCGGGCCTCCCCGACTCCAGGAGAACCAACTTCCCCCCTCCGACTAAACAGGGCAGAGAGCTCCCACGtgtagggggaggaggaggctgagaaagactggaaagagaaaaaaacataaaaagtaaCGGGTTCGAGGAACACGATTCAAACCAGTTTCTAGTTCTTGcagggaaaaaaagaggaaggaggggggaaaggagaaaagaaaaagtaggagaaagaggaatggggAGCGTCGACATGAAGGGGTTTCCTAATATTGCGGACGGATTCAGAAATGAATGAAGAGATAGTCCATTGAAAAGGGCTGAATGCCATGACAACTAGGAACAACCTTAGATTTATTCCAAACAGTTAGGACACATTGAAAGAGAGCGTCAATCATGTATTATTTCACCactgaaataaatgcaaaaaccGAGCCGGGACAAAGGCTTCCAACGGGAGCAGGACATTTGTCTACATTTCGCTCATTGTCAGCAGCTTAGCAATCGGTTTGTATTTGTGTTTGCCCGGGTCCGACCACCCAGGACGCGCCGACGAGGGGCTCGCTCTAACCTGGGCCATTGTCACCCACGTCACATACTGGGGGCGAGGCAGCGAGGGCTGCAGAAAGCCGCTGAGCAGCTCTGGGAGAGGCGCCCTCGCAGGGCGCGGGCAACCCGGGGGTGGCAGGGGCTCGGCGGCCACAGTAACTGCTTGCGAGGACCCCGGACTCGCGCGCTCCGCTCGGCTCGCGCGGAGGGGACGGCGAGACCCGGACCCACGCCGCCCTTctggccccgcccctcccccaggcAAAGCACCTTCCTGACGCCCTTCTGGGGCGGACGAGCATCAGGTAGCCAACCTACCCCCACGATCCCCCCACCAAAACATTAGAAAGAGGCGCGGGAAGAGCGGCCTGGACTTTCCCTGCCCGGCGCCGAGGAGGAGGTGCTGTCCCCGCAAAGTTTAGTTCCCAGGCTGGCGAGAGGGTGGGAATTTCACACAAACCTAACGCGAACCGGGAGACTGGAGCGTGTGCTGGAATTGCGCTCCTTGAGCGTCCAAAAGGAGACGAAGTTAAGGGACGTGCTTGGGAGAAACAAAATGCCAGAGAAAAATCCGCCCGCCCTGAGACCTTTCCCCCGCGGCTATCGGGGTCCTCGCCCCGGCTGGAgacagcccctgcccccacactcccctctcccttcccgccGGCGCTCCACAGCCGGAGGCCGGAGAGGGAGGGGCTGCAGTGACAGGCATAATAGGGGGCAGGAAGGGCGCGGGGCCGGCTGCCCTTCCCTCCACCCGGAGGACGCCGCGGAGCCCAGGGGCGACGGAGCCGGGAACCGAACCGGGCCGACGTTAGAGTCCCCCCCCACCGCCCCGCGCTGCGCCGCCCGCAAAGCGAGAGCGAGTCGCGCAGACCCTCTCCGCCGTAAAGAAATGGAGGGGGTGTGGGCTGAGGAAGGCGAAGTGAAGGAAATAAGTCTTTAGCAAATACAGAGTGGCCGTCCAGGGACGGGGGGACGCGGAGGGGGACGCCTGGCGGCGGCTCGACCAGCCCTGAGCCCACCCCTCTCCTGGGTTCCGGGCTCTTTCGCATTAACTAGAATCAATTACTTGCCTTGTCATTTCTAGCACTCATCCTTAAGCCTCAACCAAAATATTGACCTAGGAGGCTTACAGAAGTTGGGCTCTTGCCATTTGAACCGGATCTTGTTTTGGGAACCACCAGCGATGGGAAGGAGAGATTTCCGCGGCTCAGCCTTCGCCCCCTCCCCCTTTTCCAGAGGCTCCACAATCAGCAATTTTCCGGCTTGTTGGGGACGGGCTCGCGAGGGCTGGGAGGTAGTGACCGGTGAATGTTAAGAGAGGATTTCTTTTTCCCACCTCTTGgttcctgttttgttttctctcctccttccccGCTTTTTAAAAGATGCAATTTGTTGAAACGGCCCTTTCAAGTGTGGACTCGCGAGCGACGCGGTGGTCCTTTGTATGTAAATACTGGGTAAAAAAAAGGCTCGCCCCGTCTTTGCAATTAATTGACACGTTACACCTCTCATCTTGCTCTAGAGGGCAGTTAGATGGGAGCGCGGAGCTCCCCAAAACCCACAATTTCACATCTGCAAACACTGTCTTCATCCACTTGACTTCCAAGACCCGCCCACACGTGTCCAACCTTTGCGTTTTAATGTCTCCCCCCTTTTTTTCCACCCTTCTCTCGCTCCCACTCttactcctcctccctccctctctctttccctccctctctttctcccccTCTTACCCCCCTCCCCAGGTTCGTGAGTGGAGCCCAGCCTTATATGGACTGATCGCTCGGGCAATGGCCCATTTCTTCCTCGCCACCAGCCGCCACCGCGCGCCGAGCGGCCGCCAGAGCCCGAGCTGACGCCGCCTTGGCACCCCTCCTGGAGTTACAAACTGAGGCGCATCCCAGGGCGCTCGGCGCGCAGGCCGCCCAGTCCCTGTGTCAGTTTCCGCGTGCTTTCAGAGAAGACACAGGAACTGCTCTGGgcttcccctccacccccaccccttccccgtagtttattttctcttgtttaaaaataataattatctcaATAATTAAAGCCCATCcccttcttcccctcccccaacccctcacCCCGTACCCCTCCCCGCCCCAACTGGAGAGCACCACGAATTGACCAAGTGAAGATACAACTTTGCGTCATAAATTGCGGGGTCCTGAGCCATGTCTCTGACCAACACAAAGACCGGGTTTTCGGTCAAGGACATCTTGGACCTGCCTGACACCAACGATGAGGAGGGCTCGGTGGCCGAAGGGCCGGAGGAGGAGAACGAGGGGCCGGAGCCCGCCAAGAGGGCCAGGCCGCTGGGGCAGGGCACCCTGGACACAGTGCAGAGCCTGCCCCTGAAGAACCCCTTCTACGACAGCAGCGACAACCCATATACGCGCTGGCTGGCCAGTACCGAGGGCCTCCAGTACTCCCGTAAGTAGCGAAACTTGGCCGCCACAACAGTGGCCGCAGCCCAGGCTGGGCgctgggggagaaaggggaaggccgCGATCAAGCCCGGTTCCGCACCCCGCCCTACTGGAATGATTTTTGACACTTGTTTAGGATACCTAATTCTTTCCTACCTGTCAAGCTCCCCTAGTCCCATGgcctcatattttttaaaaacgaCAAATtaggaggaagagggggaggcCGATACATCCCCAAAAGGCTGGTTACAGATGTTAACCAGAACCTATGGCTCCGGTCGGAGAACCCCTTCCCCCATTCCGACAGCCGGGATGGACTGCCCGGAGCACTGGAGCGAGCCAACAAGCCTCGGGGTACGGGTAGAGGGTGGGGGAGACTCCCGGTGGCCTGGGTATAAATAGCTCACCCTGCTCCCTGCTCGATCATAGAGCACGCTTTGTGCGGAGCGAAGGGTGTCCAGAAAGTCTGAAAGCAATAACGAAAGCCCCAAAAAACCTGCCTTAAATGGCTGAGCCGATCAATGCCGGGATTGTgggatatttcttttaaaaatctgcccACGTCTCTCCAGAGAGGAAACTGCTTAAGGGGGCCGGAGCCCTTAACCCGCGAAGATCTCCGCTTGCCACTCCCCCAAATACGCACCCACACTGTGCGAAACCTTAGGAACGCGATCCCTAAGCCCCCATTCCTGGCCGCTTCCCCTCTTTCCTCTGGCGAAAGCCGATGACTTTATCACGCGTGAAGCAGGGAGTCAAGGCAAAGGCAGTTGGGCTGGGCTGCGGGGTGCGGAAGGCCGAGCGTGCACGGAAGACCGGGCGCTTAGAATCTGGCCCAGCCAGAGCGCGGCCTCCAGACCCCTGACCACTTCTCTCTCCCCCAGTTCACGGACTGGCGGCTGGCGCTGCACCCCAGGACTCGAGCTCAAAATCTCCGGAGCCTTCGGCCGACGAGTCACCGGACAATGACAAGGAGACCCCGGGAGGCGGGGGGGACGCTGGCAAGAAGCGGAAGCGGCGGGTACTGTTCTCCAAGGCTCAGACGTACGAGCTAGAGCGGCGCTTCCGGCAGCAGCGGTACCTGTCGGCGCCCGAGCGCGAGCACCTGGCCAGCCTAATCCGCCTCACGCCCACGCAGGTCAAGATCTGGTTCCAGAACCACCGCTACAAGATGAAGCGCGCCCGGGCGGAGAAAGGTATGGAGGTGACGCCCCTGCCCTCGCCGCGCCGAGTGGCCGTGCCCGTTTTGGTCAGGGACGGCAAACCGTGCCACGCGCTCAAAGCCCAGGACCTGGCAGCCGCCACTTTCCAGGCGGGAATTCCCT
This sequence is a window from Manis pentadactyla isolate mManPen7 chromosome 5, mManPen7.hap1, whole genome shotgun sequence. Protein-coding genes within it:
- the NKX2-2 gene encoding homeobox protein Nkx-2.2; its protein translation is MSLTNTKTGFSVKDILDLPDTNDEEGSVAEGPEEENEGPEPAKRARPLGQGTLDTVQSLPLKNPFYDSSDNPYTRWLASTEGLQYSLHGLAAGAAPQDSSSKSPEPSADESPDNDKETPGGGGDAGKKRKRRVLFSKAQTYELERRFRQQRYLSAPEREHLASLIRLTPTQVKIWFQNHRYKMKRARAEKGMEVTPLPSPRRVAVPVLVRDGKPCHALKAQDLAAATFQAGIPFSAYSAQSLQHMQYNAQYSSASTPQYPTAHPLVQAQQWTW